The Immundisolibacter sp. genome window below encodes:
- a CDS encoding DUF4325 domain-containing protein, which produces MPDKDAIRQRALHLIAADGHGVARRLAAEFGMSRQAANVHLQALLGSGLVQAEGKTRAQVHRLATLGEATRSYPCAGLREDVVWQEVFAPVLAGLPDNLLGVWQYGVTEMVNNAIDHSGSAQVHVGVRRNAVVSDGWVADDGEGIFLKIQRALNLYDPREAILELAKGKLTTDPARHSGEGIFFTSKVFDVFDIRSGRLHFMHGEHDPDVLLERPTDAPGTLVLMRLANDSPRTVREVFDAFAEPEEYSFARTLVPVRLAQYEGEKLVSRSQAKRLYQRFERFRHVVLDFEGVAEIGQAFADELFRVFPLAHPEVILAPTHMTAAVAQMASRARAQRPDA; this is translated from the coding sequence ATGCCAGACAAAGACGCCATACGCCAGCGGGCGCTGCACCTTATCGCCGCGGACGGCCACGGTGTGGCCCGTCGACTGGCGGCCGAGTTCGGAATGTCCCGCCAGGCGGCGAACGTGCATCTGCAAGCCCTGCTGGGCAGCGGGTTGGTGCAGGCCGAGGGCAAGACCCGGGCGCAGGTTCACCGCCTGGCGACCCTGGGCGAGGCCACGCGCAGTTACCCGTGCGCGGGCCTGCGCGAGGATGTTGTGTGGCAGGAAGTGTTTGCGCCGGTGCTCGCCGGCCTGCCCGACAACCTGCTCGGTGTGTGGCAGTACGGTGTGACGGAGATGGTGAACAACGCGATTGATCATTCCGGTTCCGCGCAGGTCCACGTGGGGGTGCGGCGCAACGCCGTGGTTAGCGACGGCTGGGTGGCGGACGACGGGGAGGGCATCTTCCTGAAAATCCAGCGGGCGCTGAACTTGTACGACCCACGCGAGGCTATTCTGGAACTGGCCAAGGGCAAGCTCACCACCGACCCGGCGCGGCATTCCGGCGAGGGTATTTTCTTTACCTCCAAGGTGTTCGACGTGTTCGACATCCGCTCCGGGCGCCTGCATTTCATGCACGGCGAACATGATCCGGACGTGCTGTTGGAGCGTCCCACGGACGCCCCGGGCACGTTGGTGTTGATGCGGCTGGCCAACGACAGTCCGCGCACCGTCAGGGAGGTGTTCGATGCCTTCGCGGAGCCGGAGGAGTACAGCTTTGCAAGAACGCTGGTGCCGGTGCGCCTGGCGCAGTACGAGGGCGAAAAGCTGGTGTCGCGCTCGCAGGCCAAGCGGCTGTACCAGCGTTTCGAGCGTTTTCGCCACGTGGTGCTGGATTTCGAGGGCGTCGCGGAAATCGGGCAGGCGTTCGCGGATGAACTGTTCCGCGTTTTTCCCCTGGCGCATCCAGAGGTGATTCTGGCGCCCACGCACATGACGGCTGCGGTTGCACAGATGGCAAGCCGCGCGCGGGCACAGCGGCCTGACGCATAA